The nucleotide sequence CACGTCGCTCGTCAGGATAATCAGTTCGTGTTCTCGGGCGTACGGTAAGACGTCCGCCTTGTCATCGGCTCCTTGCCAGAGGGCATCACGGACGTGCTCGGCGTGGATCCCTTCCTTCTCTAAATACGTCGCCATCTTCGGATCGATGTTCTCATCGAGAAGAAAGCGCCACCCGCTCATCTCAGGCGGTATCGGGATCGACGCCTTCGGGACGGTCGATCGACTCGCGGAAGTCCGCTATCGCATCGTCGCGCTCGTCTTCTACGTCACGCATCTCTCGCGGATGATCGTGATAGTACGCCAGCGCGTGGTACACGTCAGCTACGTCAAGATCGTACCGATCGGCAACAGCTTCGGGGCTTTCACCGCGTTCTTCGACGAGGGCGTACACCTGGCGGACGCTGACTCGACGGCCTCGAATATGGGGCTCGCTCATCAGCTCGTGTGCGATCCGCCGGGATTCTCCCTCGGACATATCTACACGTTGCTGCTACTCCCGCAAAAACATACTGCTGACTGGGCTGGCGAGAGTTTCCTCTCAGAGAGTGTCTGTGAAATGTACGCCCGGAACACTAACGACCGGCGTCATCCCCGGGCGGTGTGCCGCGTCGGCCGGCTAACCCTCGTGCCGGGCGGGGGACGCCGGTGTGGCGTCCCCGGTTGCCCTGACGGCGCGAGCCGTCCGGGCGGGAGGCACCGCCAGGCGCCTCCGACTGCCGAGACGGCCGAAACCGCCCCAGCGCGTGTCGCATGCCTGGGATCACCGTACTGTCATCGCACCCGCGTGGGTGTGCTCGGGCGGGGATTGGGCACGCACCGGGACTTGCCGGCCGAGTGCCTTCAGGCTGCCGCTAGACGGAGTACTCGGACTCCCGGAGCTGGACGTACGCGCCGTCGGCGAAGCGGGCCTTGGTCTTCCGGTAGGTCCGGACCATCCGGATGCCGGTCAGCCCCGACCGCAGCAGGCTGAGGAGGCTGTACTCCCCGCGGTTGAGCATCGTGTCGGCAGCCTTGAACGCCCGGTCCCAGTCGTCGGGCCCGTAGGGCTCGACGATGTCCGCGAGCGTGACGTTCCGGAGTACCTCCTCGCCGATGGCTGCCTGCCAGGCGTCGTTGTACCGCCCGAGGTCGTCCTCGGCGGCCAGCCGCCCGGCGACCCGCCCCGTCCGGACGGCGACGTGGTCACCGCCCTCGTGGAAGGCGGAGGTCGCGCCCATCGCGCCACCGACGACGGCGACGTTCGCGGCGGTGGGTGACTCGATCGGTCGGGTCGAGGAGATGGGATACGTCTCGGTGCCACCGCGTTTCCCGCGGTCCTCCACCAGCGGGAAGTCATCGATGTCGTACCCGGGGTACTCCCGGGCCAGCAGCCGACGGAGGTACTCCGAGCCCCCGGGAATGGCGTCGTCGTCCTCGCGGAGCAGCGCCCACTCCGAGCGCTCGAACTCGTCGATGTCCAGCCCGATGGGCATCGTCAGCCCGACCCGGGCGACGCTGTCGTCGTTGGGAAAGACCCACGGGTAGGCGGTGTGGCCGGGCATGTACCCCCACCAGAACTTCAGCCGGTCGGGCTCGAACAGCTCGGCGGGAAGCCGGCGGTGCTCCTGGTAGGCGATGTGGTTCACCTCCGTCGAGGGCATCCGCTCGCCCAGCGACGTGTCGAGAAACTGGTTCAGCGCCGGCCCGGTGACCGTCCGCTGTGGGCCGTCGGCGAGCACCAGCGCTCCGGCCTCGACGGTCTCGCCGCCGGAGAGGTCGAGGGTGTGGGTCGGCCCGTCGGGTCCCGCCAGGTCGGAGTCGACGCCGGTGACGCTGTCCCCGACCCGGTAGGTCGCGCCGGCGGCTTCGGCCTCTTCCCGGAGCCAGTCGTCGAACCCCGCCCGGTCGAAGGCGAAGCCGAAGTCGGGATACGAGGCATCGAGTCCGGTGTCGTCGATCGAGAGCGTCTCGGCCGGGCCGATGAAGTCAGCCCCCTCCAGGGTCCGGAGGACGACCTCGTCGGGGACGTCGACGGGCAGGTCCATCAGGTCGACCCAGTAGTCGAGCATCCCGGCGGCGTCCGTCGAGTCGGGGCCGAGCCCGTCGCGGTCGGCCCGGGGGACCCCTTTCTCGAGGACGAGCGCGTTCGCGCCGGCCGCGGCGGCGGCCCAGGCGGCGGACGTTCCCGCGGGCCCGCCGCCGACGATGGCGACGTCGACGCGTTCCATACCCACACGCCGCTCCGTCGGCTATTAAAGCTCCTGTCATCGGGCGACGGTACCGCTCGGCACCCGTCGCGGACGGCGGGCGTTCAGATGTAGCCGTTCTCCAGCAGGAGTTCGCCGTTCAGCAGCGACGCCCCCGCGGCCCCGCGGAGCGTGTTGTGGGCGAGACAGTTGAACTGGAGCCCGCCCTCGGTCGCCTGGAGACCGCCGGCGGCGATGGCCATCCCGTTCTCCCGGTCGCGGTCGAGCCGGGGCTGAGGCCGGTCGGGCTCCTCGAAGACGTGGACAAGCTGGCCGGGCGAGCTGTGCAACCCGAGGGTGGGGTACGACCGCATCGCCTCGGCGGCCGCCTCTGGCGTCGCCTCCTCCGCGAGGTCGGTCCAGACGTTCTCGAGGTGCCCGTCCAGGGTGGGGATCCGGTTACAGGAGGCGTCGACGCGGGCGTCGAGCCACTCCACCTCGGCGCCGTCGAACGTGCCGAGTAGCTTGCGGGACTCGGTCTCCATCTTGGCCTCCTCGCCGCCGATGTGAGGGATCGCGTTGTCGATGATCTCCATCGAGGTGACCCCGGAGTAGCCCGCTCCCGAGACGGCCTGCAGGGTCGATACTGTTACTCGCTCCAGCCCGAACGCCTCCTCCAGGGCAGCAAGCGGCGGCACCATCGTGATCGTCGAGCAGTTGGGGTTCTTGACGAGCGCGCCGTCCCAGCCCCGGCGGTCGCGCTGGACCTCCAGGAGGTCGATGTGGTCGGCGTTGACCTCGGGGATCGTCAGTGGGACGTCCTCGTCGGTCCGGGCGTTCGAGGAGTTCGAGGAGACGACGTAGCCGGCCTCACAGAACGCGGGCTCGACGGCCTCGCCGACACTGGAGGGCAGCGAGGAGAACACCAGCGAGACGTCGTCGGGGATGGCTTCGGGACTCGTCTCGCCGACCTCCATGTCAGCGACGCGCTCGGGGATGGGCGTGGAGATGCGCCACTTGGCGGCCTCGCGGTAGGTGCTGCCGGCGCTGTCCTCGCTCGCGGTCAGCGCGGCCACCTCGAACTCCGGATGAGGGTCGATGAGCTGGATGAGTCGCTGGCCGACCGCCCCCGTCGCGCCGATGATACCGACTCGCGTTGTCATACTCTCCCGTAGCAGATAGGCGGGTCAAAACAGTTTGGAAAGGACCGCGGCCGCCGGGAGAGAACGGAAACAGACGACCCGAGGGAGACGCCTCCGGGTCGGGGTCGCTCAGGCTTCGGCGGTCTGGCTGCCCTGCTTGTGAGTGACGTAGCCCGCGACCCGGTTGCGGACGCCCTTGGACTCGATGTTGGTCAGCTCCTCGACGACCTCCTTGTTGTGCTCGAAGTCGGGGCCGAAGGCGTCCGGGTATCGCTCCATCAGGAGGGTCGCGGTCTTCTTGACGTAGGCGGGCTTGATGGCCATCGTGACCCCACGTAGCTGGCTGGCCGTCTAAAAGGATTCGACTCGGGGCGGGTACCGGCCAGCGGACCGTGCTCCGCCCGCCACGTTCGACGGCTCGCTGTGCGTGCCGTCACCACTCGACCAGTTCGCGCATCCGGGCGAGCGCCTCCCGCTCCCGGGGGCCACCGCAGCGTTCGACGACCCCGGCAAAGTAGTTCAGCCGGTCGCGAAGCTCGTCGGCGTCG is from Salinirussus salinus and encodes:
- a CDS encoding DUF5615 family PIN-like protein, which produces MSGWRFLLDENIDPKMATYLEKEGIHAEHVRDALWQGADDKADVLPYAREHELIILTSDVKDFGGLPSGAHTGVVLLYDDTMPAYQVAAGLITMTDAYQNRDSFGGREELDPWV
- a CDS encoding DUF433 domain-containing protein, with product MSEGESRRIAHELMSEPHIRGRRVSVRQVYALVEERGESPEAVADRYDLDVADVYHALAYYHDHPREMRDVEDERDDAIADFRESIDRPEGVDPDTA
- a CDS encoding NAD(P)/FAD-dependent oxidoreductase, which codes for MERVDVAIVGGGPAGTSAAWAAAAAGANALVLEKGVPRADRDGLGPDSTDAAGMLDYWVDLMDLPVDVPDEVVLRTLEGADFIGPAETLSIDDTGLDASYPDFGFAFDRAGFDDWLREEAEAAGATYRVGDSVTGVDSDLAGPDGPTHTLDLSGGETVEAGALVLADGPQRTVTGPALNQFLDTSLGERMPSTEVNHIAYQEHRRLPAELFEPDRLKFWWGYMPGHTAYPWVFPNDDSVARVGLTMPIGLDIDEFERSEWALLREDDDAIPGGSEYLRRLLAREYPGYDIDDFPLVEDRGKRGGTETYPISSTRPIESPTAANVAVVGGAMGATSAFHEGGDHVAVRTGRVAGRLAAEDDLGRYNDAWQAAIGEEVLRNVTLADIVEPYGPDDWDRAFKAADTMLNRGEYSLLSLLRSGLTGIRMVRTYRKTKARFADGAYVQLRESEYSV
- the asd gene encoding aspartate-semialdehyde dehydrogenase, which codes for MTTRVGIIGATGAVGQRLIQLIDPHPEFEVAALTASEDSAGSTYREAAKWRISTPIPERVADMEVGETSPEAIPDDVSLVFSSLPSSVGEAVEPAFCEAGYVVSSNSSNARTDEDVPLTIPEVNADHIDLLEVQRDRRGWDGALVKNPNCSTITMVPPLAALEEAFGLERVTVSTLQAVSGAGYSGVTSMEIIDNAIPHIGGEEAKMETESRKLLGTFDGAEVEWLDARVDASCNRIPTLDGHLENVWTDLAEEATPEAAAEAMRSYPTLGLHSSPGQLVHVFEEPDRPQPRLDRDRENGMAIAAGGLQATEGGLQFNCLAHNTLRGAAGASLLNGELLLENGYI
- a CDS encoding 30S ribosomal protein S17e encodes the protein MAIKPAYVKKTATLLMERYPDAFGPDFEHNKEVVEELTNIESKGVRNRVAGYVTHKQGSQTAEA